ACACCGAGTTGCGCTCTAAGTCCTCGATCGGGACGGCGTAGGTGACGAGGTCGTAGTCGACGAGCGACTTCGTGATCATCATGATGCGCTCGCCGGCGGTGAACGGGTTTCGCGTCGAGTGCGAGTCGCCGGCGCTCCCGATACCCAACACGAGTTCGTCGACGTCCTCGGCGATCCGTTCGACCATGTTGTGGTGGCCGTTGTGGTAGGGCTGGAAGCGCCCGATGTAGAACCCCCGCGTCATGGCAGAACGCTCGCGCCTCGGACTCTTAAGACTGGCGAGGTGTCCCGGCGCTCAGAAGCGCCGAATTCGGACGTCTCGAGACTCGACGGCGGCGACGAGCGTACCACGAAGGGAGAAAGTATATCAGTCGCAATCCCTTCGGTTCCGGTACTGAACAGAGTTCTATGAGTAACGATACGAACGTTGACGACGCCCCCGAAGACGCCGTCCGGGACGACCCCACCGAGGAGTCCGGGCGGCGTTCGGAGGAGACCCGGTCGCCGCCCGAGGAGCCCGGCGACGGGGCCGACGTCGACGACCAGTTCGAGGAGGCAGCCGTCGAAACCGACGAGCCACTCGAGGAGGCAGACGACCGTGGTGACGACCCGTTCGAGGGAGACGGACTCGAGTCGGAAACCGACGAGTCCGCCGAACGGGACGAAGAGGACGACGTCGAAACCGTCGAGGATCTCGGCAGCACCGTCGAGGTCGATCCCGAGGTGGAGATCGACGAATCGATCGCCGAGGACGATCTGCTGGGGGGACTCAAGATCGACTCGACGGGCGACATCGAGGTTCCGGATCGCCTCGTCGACCAGGTCATCGGTCAGGACGAGGCTCGAGACATCATCATCAAGGCGGCCAAGCAACGGCGCCACGTGATGATGATCGGCTCGCCGGGGACCGGGAAGTCGATGCTGGCGAAGGCGATGAGCCAGCTGCTCCCGAAGGAGGACCTCCAGGACGTTCTCGTCTACCACAACCCCGACGACGGCAACGAGCCGAAGGTCCGCACCGTCCCCGCGGGCAAGGGCGAACAGATCATCGACGCCCACAAGGAGGAGGCCCGAAAGCGCAACCAGATGCGCTCGATCCTGATGTGGATCATCATCGCGATCATTATCGGGTACGCCATCCTCACGACCAACATCCTGCTCGGCATCCTCGCTGCGGGTATCGTCTGGCTGATCTTCCGCTACACCTCCCGCGGCACGGACGCGATGGTGCCCAACATGATCGTCAACAACGGCGAGCAGCGCACCGCGCCGTTCGAGGACGCCACGGGCGCCCACGCCGGGGCACTGCTCGGCGACGTCCGCCACGACCCGTTCCAGTCCGGCGGCATGGAGACGCCGTCTCACGACCGCGTCGAGCCGGGCTCGATCCACAAGTCGAACAAGGGCGTGCTGTTCGTCGACGAGATCAACACGCTCGACGTCCGCACCCAGCAGAAGCTGATGACCGCGATCCAGGAGGGCGAGTTCGCCATCACCGGCCAGTCCGAGCGCTCCTCGGGCGCGATGGTCCAGACCGAGCCCGTCCCCTGTGACTTCATCATGATCGCGGCGGGGAACCTGGACGCGATGGAGAACATGCACCCCGCGCTGCGCTCGCGGATCAAGGGCTACGGCTACGAGGTGTACATGGACGACACCATCGACGACACCCCCGAGATGCGCCGCAAGTACGCCCGGTTCATCGCACAGGAGGTCGAACGCGACGGGCGACTCCCCCACTTCACCCGCGAGGCCGTCGAGGAGGTCATCCTCGAGGCCAAACGCCGTGCGGGCCGCAAGGAGCACCTGACGCTTCACTTCCGAAACCTCGGCGGACTCGTCCGCGTGGCCGGCGACATCGCCCGCGCCGAGGACGCCGAGTTCACCACTCGCGACCACGTCCTGCAGGCGAAAGACCGCTCGCGCTCGATCGAACAGCAACTCGCCGACGACTACATCGAGCGCCGCAAGGACTACGAGCTGCAGGTCACCCAGGACGGCGTCGAGGGCCGGGTCAACGGACTCGCCGTCATGGGCGAAGACTCGGGGATCATGCTGCCCGTGATGGCCGAGATCGCGCCCGCGCAGGGTCAGGGTCAGGTCATCGCCACGGGACAGCTCAAAGAGATGGCCGAGGAGTCCGTCCAGAACGTCTCGGCGATCATCAAGAAGTTCTCGGACGTCAACCTCTCCGAGAAGGACGTCCACATCCAGTTCGTTCAGGCCGGCCAGCAGGGCGTCGACGGCGACTCCGCCTCGATCACGGTGGCGACCGCCGTCATCTCCGCACTGGAGGACATCCCGGTCGACCAGTCGGTCGCCATGACCGGCTCGCTCTCCGTGCGAGGGGACGTGCTCCCGGTCGGCGGCGTCACCCACAAGATCGAGGCCGCCGCGAAAGCCGGCTGCACGAAGGTCATCATCCCCAAGACGAACGAACAGGACGTGATGATCGAAGACGAGTACAAGGAGATGATCGAGATCATCCCCTGTGACAACATCAGCGAGGTGCTCGAGGTCGCCCTCATCGGCGAACCCGAGAAGGACTCGCTGCTCGACCGCTTAAAGCAGATCACCGGCTCGGCGTTCGAGGGACAGGGTCAGGTTGGCACCGGCGGCTCGAACCCGAGCCCGCAGTAGCCACCGATGACCCAGTGGGCGGCGTTCGCCGGCTTTTCGGGCGTCGTCCTCGTGCTCTTACTCGCACTCTCTCACCTCACCCAGTCGACGCTCGACGGCGCTGACGACCGGCAAGCGGCGGCCGCGGCCGACCGGGAGACGGTAGACGACGCGCCCACCAGCGGCGGCGCACCACCCGAACCGCCCGAAGACGCCGCCGCGACGGTCGGTGACGCCTCGAGCGAGACCGCCGCGGAGAACGGGCGAGCGGTCGTCGATCCCGACGGCCCCGCTCTCACCGGCACCGGCTCCGAGGATCCCGAGCCAACCAGCACGGAACTCGCCGGCGACGGCGTCTCTCTCGAGACTCGACCGGCCGGCGCGGCGACCGACGACACCCGCCTCGAGACGGACCTCTCGACGGGGATGTTGCTGGCGAACGTCGCGCTCTCGCAGGGGGTGTTCGCGGTCCTGCTGGTGGCGGCGGCGGTGTACACCGCAGTGCCGGCGGCGGCGCTCGGCGTCGAGTTCTCGGCGTCGTACCTCTGGACCGGCCTCGCCGTCGGTACCGCCGCCGGCCTGGGGCTGTACGCGCTCAACGAACTCGGCTCGGCGAGCGCGACGCGGCTGGGGTTCGACCACGACGAGGAACTCCGCGAACTGCTCGCGCCCGACTCGAGGGGCGGCTGGCTCGTCCTGTTGTTCGTCGTGTTGCCACTGATCGCGTTCTTCGAGGAGTTCCTGTTTCGCGCCGCGCTGATCGGCGCGCTCTCGGTCGGCTTCGATCTCTCGCCGTGGCTGCTCGCGGTGCTCTCCTCGGTCGCGTTCGCGCTGGGACACGGCGTCCAGGGGCCGGTCGGCGTCGCCGTCACCGGCGCGCTCGGCTTCGTGCTCGCGGCGCTGTTCATCTACACCGGGAGCCTGCTCGTCGTGGTCGTCGCCCACTACCTGATCAACGCCCTCGAGTTCGCCGTCCACGAGGGGCTCGGAATCGAGTGGGGCGAAACCACCGGAAGCTAAGAGCGGAGCCCCCCTCCGGTCGAGACATGGCAGGCCTCAACGAGATTCCGGAGACGGTGTACCGGGGAATTGTGGCAGGAATCCTTCTCTACTTCGTTCTGTTGATCTTCGGGTACGTGACGGGAACCCCGCTCGCCGTTATCGCGGCCCACCTGCTGTTCGGCTTCCTGGCGATCGCCATCGGTGCCGCCCTGTACCAGCAAGCCCGCGGGACCGTGGCGCCGATCGGCGCGGCGGGGCTCTCGCTGATCTCGGGCGGGATCGCGCAACTGCTCTGGCTGGTTACCGGCATTCCGCTCCTCGAGACGGTCTCGACGCTCGCGGTGTTCGCCGGCATCGCGCTCTACGTCTACGCGGTCTGGATCGACAACTAACTACAGCTCCTCGAGCGACCGCAGCTTCTGTTCGACCGCCGGCGGGGCCGCGCTCGGTCCGTCGCGGACGCGGTGGTCGGGGATCAGGATCGGCGCCGGGTTCTCCGCGAGCGCCGTCCGAACCAGGGTGAGGTCCTCGTCGCTCTCCGGGTCGAGCCCGGCCATCCGCGCGAGCGTCCTGACGTCGATGTCGTCGCCGTAGGGGATCGCCCGCACCTGCTCGAGCACCCGCCGCTGGTCGGTCGGAACCGTCAGGGCGACCTGGACGTCGTCGAACTCGACTTCGATGACGCCCTCGAGGTACTCGAACAGCCGCTCGAGAACCGGATGGTCGTCCTCCGCGTCCGGATCGGCGGCATTCGGAAACGAGACGCTCAACACTCGGCCGCTGGCGACGCCGACCTGGACGACCGACTCGAGATACGACGACTCCCGCGCGTAGATCCCCGCGTCCGTTACGTCCTCCATGCGGCGTTGCAAGCGCGGCGCGGACTTGAATATTCGCCGGATCGGTCCCCGCGCCGCAAGGTTTTTGTACAGATGAGTACGTCGTTGTACAACAATGGTATCTGAACTGGAGGTCGATCCCGCGGTCCGGGCCATCCTCGAGGCCGCACGGGAGCGCACCGGCGGGGACCGCATCTCGGTCGACGCGCGGCCGATCGCGGACGCGTTCGCCGACACCGCGGCCGACGGCCGCGTGCCGGTGATCGCCGAGGTGAAGCCGACGAGTCCGACGACCGACGGCACCCGCCGGGGCGACCCAGTCGACCTCGCGCGGGCGATGGTCGACGGCGGCGCGAGCGCGATCTCGGTGCTCACAGAGCCGACGCACTTCGGCGGCACGCCGGAGGCGCTGGCGCGAATCCGCGACGCCGTCGACGTGCCGGTGCTCCGCAAGGACTTCGTCCTGCGAGAGGACCACCTCGACGTCGTCGAAGCCGACCTGGTGTTGCTCATCGTGCGATTTCTCGAGGAGGACGACGCCGAGGACCTCGAGACGCTACTCGCGGCCGCCCGCGAGCGCGGCTTCCAGGCGCTCGTCGAGGTTCACGACGCAACCGAACTCGAGGCCGCCCTCGAGGCCGGCGCCGAGATCGTCGGCGTGAACAACCGGGACCTGGGCAGCCTCGAGGTGGACCTGGCGACCTTCGAGCGCGTCGCGCCGCTCGTTCCGGAGGACGTCACCCTAATCGCCGAAAGCGGCGTCTCGACCCCCGAGGACGTCGCCCGGATGCGCGAGGCGGGCGCGGACGCCCTGCTCGTCGGCAGCGCGATCATGGGACACGAGCGCGGCGACAGCGCGGCGACGCCGGCAGCGGTTCGCGAGAACACGCGGAGACTGGTACACGATGAGTAAATCGAGTTTCGGACGGTACGGCGGACAGTTCGTTCCCGAGGCGCTGATGCCCGCCCTCGAGGAGTTAGAAGACGCCTACGAACGCTACGTTCTCGGCAACGAGGACGGCTTCGTGGACGAGTTTCGCGAGCGCCTGCGCGAGTTCGGCGGGCGACCGACGCCGCTCCAGCGCGCGGATCGGCTGAGCGAGCGCTACGGTCGGGAAGTCTACCTCAAGCGCGAGGACCTGGTTCACGGCGGCGCCCACAAGCTAAACAACGCGCTCGGCCAGGTGCTGCTCGCGAAGTACATGGGCAAAGAGCGGATCGTCGCCGAAACGGGCGCGGGCCAACACGGTACGGCGACCGCGATGGCGGCGGCTCACCTCGAGATGCCCTGTGAGATCTACATGGGTCGCACCGACGTCAACCGCCAGCGGCCGAACGTCTACCGGATGCGGATGCTGGGCGCCGAGGTGACCCCCGTCGAGACGGGGCGGGGCACCCTGAAGGAGGCGATCAACGAGACGATGCGCGACTGGGCGGGGAGCGTGGAGACGACCCACTACGTGATCGGGAGCGTCGTCGGCCCGCACCCGTTTCCGGAGATGGTCCGGGAGTTCCAGTCCGTGATCGGCGAGGAGGCCCGCGAGCAGGTGCTGGAGCGGGCGGGGCGACTCCCCGACAGCGTCGTCGCCTGCGCCGGCGGCGGCTCGAACACGATGGGAGCGTTTCACGCGTTCGTTCCCGATTCCGACGTCGGGCTGTACGCCGTCGAAGCCGGCGGCTCGAGTCTCGAGATCGACGCCGAAGCGGGCGTCGCGCCCAACTCCGCGACCCTCTCGACGGGGAGCGACGGCGTCCTCCACGGCGCGATGACGAAGCTCCTCCAGAGCGAGGACGGCCAGATAATGGAGTCACACAGCGTGAGCGCCGGCCTCGACTACGCCGGCGTCGGCCCGGAGCTCTCGAATCTGGTCGACACCGGCCGCGTCACGCCGGACAGCGTCGACGACGACGCGGCACTCGAGGCCTTCCACCGGCTCTCCCGGCTCGAGGGGATCATTCCGGCCCTCGAGTCCTCCCACGCCCTCGCCTACCTGGAGCGCGCGGCGGGGACCGCCGCGGAACGAGCGAGCGGCGACGAGCCGCGAGCAGAAGCTCACGAAGAACTCGGCGAGCTCGTCGTCGTGAACGTCTCCGGGCGGGGCGATAAAGACCTGGAAACGGTGCTCGAGGAGACCGAAAAGCGGGATCTCGAGGCCGCGCCGGACGTGGAGGTGTTCGAACAGTGACCCGCGAGGATCGACGACCGGAGGAGAGAGAGCCTCGAGATGACGAGCGGGGAGTAACACGACCCGCGAGTGACATCGAGCGCGCTATCCGCGAGAACCACCCCGCGCTCATCGCCTACGTCACCGCGGGTGATCCCTCCCTCGAGGCGACGAAGGAGTACGTCGAGGCCCTGGACCGCGGTGGGGCGGATCTGATCGAACTCGGGCTCCCGTTCTCGGAGCCGATCGCCGAGGGGCCGACGATCCAGGCGGCGATCAACCGCGCGCTCGAGGCCGGCACCACGCCTGCGGGCTTTTTCGACCTCGTGGACTCGCTCTCCGTCGAAGCACCGCTGCTGGTGATGACGTACTACAACATGATTCTGCAGCACGGTTCCGAACCGGGGGCTGACGTCCGCCCGTTCGTCGAGCGCGCCGCCGACGCCGGCCTGTCGGGGATAATCGTCCCCGACCTGCCCGCGGAGGAGGCCGAGCCGCTCCGGGCGGCCTGCGACGACCACGGTCTCGATCTCGTGTTCATCGTCGCGCCGACGACCGCGGGCGAGCGCCTCGAGCGGATCATGGATCGGGCGTCGGGGTTCGCCTACGTCCAGGCCCGGCTCGGAACCACGGGCGCTCGCGGCGACGTCTCGAGGGCGACCCACGACAGCCTCGCGAGACTCGAGGCGTACGACGACGCGGGCGTCCCGAAAGCCGTCGGCTTCGGCGTCAGCGAGGGCGACCACGCCGCCGAGATCGTCGCGGCGGGCGCCGACGGCGTCATCGTCGGCAGCGCCCTGGTGGACATCATCGCGACGAGCGAGACGCCCGCGGCGGATCTCGAGGCGAAGGCCCGCGAACTCAAGGCGGGCGCGCGCCGGGGGGCAGATGTACCGGAACCGGAACAGCCTTAATCGGAAGTTTGCTACACGTTCACACGATGGAGACAGGAATCGACGCGCGACTCGAGCGGATCGGAACGGACGGGCGGTACCTCGTCGTTCCGATGGACCACGGAATCACCCTCGGGGCCGTCACCGGCCTCAAAGACATCGAATCGACGATCGACGGCGTGACACGCGGCGGCGCCGACGCCGTGTTGACCCAGAAGGGGATCGCCCCGCGGGTCCACCCGAACAAGAACGGCGCGGGCTACGTCGTCCACGTCAACGCCTCGACGGCGATCGGCCCCGACGAGAACGACAAACGGATGACCGCCACCGTCGAGGAGGCGATCCGCGTCGGCGCCGACGCCGTCTCGCTGCACATCAACGTCGGCTCGAGACACGAGCCCGACCAGCTCGAGGACCTGGCGGCGCTCACCGCCGACGCCGGCCGCTTCGGCATCCCGGTTCTCGCGATGGCGTACGCCCGCGGCCCGGAGGTCGACAGCACCGATCCGGAGGCGCTCGGCCACGCCGTCCGCCTCGCCGAGGAGGCCGGTGCCGACGTCGTCAAGACGGGGTACAGCGGGGACGCCGAGAGCTTCGAGCACGTCGTCGAGTCGACGCGTCTGCCCGTCGTCATCGCCGGCGGCTCGAAGGGGACGGATAGAGAGACCCTCGAGATGGTCCGCGGCGTGATGGACGCTGGCGGGGCGGGCGTCTCGATGGGACGGTCGATCTTCCAGCACGAGGACCCGGAGGCGATCACGCGCGGGGTCTCGGGGATCGTTCACGACGACCTCGCCGTCGAGGAGGCGCTGCGGGAGGCGGGGCTGGCGCTCGAGGCCTGAGCGGAAGCGACGATCAGGCCGCGCCGGGCGACGGCTGCGGGTGTGTCGTGACGACCGCCTCGCAGTCGGGACAGGAGAGGACGGCGCGCTCGGCCTCCCTGCGGACGGACCAGTCGCCGTCAATGTCGCTGGCGTGCCCGCAGCGGGGACAGAAGAACACGCGCTTTCGGACGTCGGGGTCGGGAACGGAGGAGGGGTGAGTCATGGCGTCGGCGCTAGTCGCCGAGCGGGTAAAAAGCCTGTTCGCGGCGATCGATCGGGATGTTTTTCGACCTGACGGACACGCGTTCCGACCGGTTTCTCGGGCCGAAGCGCAAGAGCTTCGGTTTCGGTGATCGTTCTGCCGGCCGTGACCGACGAGTCGCTGACGGTCGACGACGAGATCGTCGCCCGCGCGCGCATTCACGCCCGAGATGTCGCCATCGACGTCGACTGGGAGTGCCTCGAGTGGGCCGTCTCGGCCCGGGCGAAGCGGCGGGCGGGCGCCTGCCGGTGGGACGGCGAGGTGGCGACGATCGTGCTCTCGCGGCGGGCCTACGAGGCCTACGACTGGGCGCAGTTCGCCGCGGTCGTTCGCCACGAACTCGTCCACGCCTGGGAGTTCCAGCGCCACGGGAAGTCGGGCCACGGCGAGCGGTTTCGGCGGGAGGCGCGACGGCTCGAGGCGCCGCGCCACTGCGAGGCGTTCACCGACCCCCGGTACCTGTTGCGGTGTCTCGGAGGGGAGTGTACCTGGGAGAGCCGTCGCCATCAGGCGTCGAAACCCGTTCGCACGCCAGAGAACTACCGCTGTGGGTCGTGCGGAGGCGACTACGAGGTCGAGCACGTCTCGAGCGGGCGGAGCTGGAAAACGGCGGCCGGCTACGGCGGGGCGAAGGCGGCGCTTGGCGAGGAGTGGTGAGGAGGACGCAGCGAGGGGTCACGAAAGGGCAAGTGACTTACATACCGCAGGTGAACGCCGAGACATGAAGGCCGTCGTGCTGGCTGGCGGATACGCGACCCGGATGTGGCCGATCACCAAACACCGGCCCAAGATGTTCCTCCCCGTCGGCGAGTCGACCGTGATCGACCGGATCTTCGCGGAACTCGAGGCCGACGACCGGATCGACGAGGTGTTCGTTTCGACCAACGAGCGCTTCGCCGCGAGCTTCGAGAGCCACCTCGCGGAGAGCGAGTTCGACAAGCCAACCCTCTCCGTCGAGGACACGAGCGAGGAGGAGGACAAGTTCGGCGTCGTCGGCGCGCTCGCCCAGCTGGTCGACCGGGAGGGCGTCGACGACGACCTGCTCGTGATCGCCGGCGACAACCTGATCAGCTTCGCGGTGTCGGACTTCCTCGACTACTTCGAGTCGAAAGGAGCGCCGACGCTCGCGGCCTACGACGTCGGCTCCCGCGAGAAGGCCAAATCGTACGGGCTGGTCGAACTCGAGGGCGACCGGGTGGTCGACTTCCAGGAGAAACCAGACGACCCCAAGAGCACGCTCGTCTCGATCGCCTGCTACGCCTTCCCCCGTGACTCGCTCTCGCTGCTCTCGACGTACCTCGCCGAGGACAACAACCCCGACGAGCCCGGCTGGTTCGTCCAGTGGCTCCAGAACAGAGAGCCCACCTACGCCTACACGTTCGAGGGCGCCTGGTTCGACATCGGCACCCCGGAGAGCTACCTCGAGGCCGTCTCCTGGCACCTCGAGGGCGAGTCGCTCGTCGACGAGACGGCGACCCTCGAGAACGTCACGATCGGCGAGAACGTCCACGTCATGAGCGGGGTGACCCTCGAGAACAGCAACCTCGACCACGCGGTTATCTTTCCGGAGGCCACGGTCAGGAACGCGGACATCCGGCGGTCGATCATCGACGAGGGAACCCACCTCGAGAAGATGGACCTCGCGGGGGCGCTGATCGGTGCCCACACGACGATCACGAACGAACCGTCACAGTAGGGCCTCTACCGTCTCCTTCATCGAGGCGCTGGCTATCGATGAGTGTCTCAGCGCCGTCGATCCCCGCGAACGGAGAGCGGTCGGAACCCGCCAGTGGTCAGTGTCGGTAACGGCACCTCGTGAAACGGGGCGTATCGAATCGACCGGTCGTCTCGAGGGGCAACTCGCGTCGAGTTCGGGGAGCGGATAGTACCAGAGTGATTAATATACCAGTTCGCGTGGAGGACCTCCATGGTCCCACCGATCCCACGACTTCCGGTCGGGCCGCGGGATATCGGAGTGTTCGTGGCGATCGCGCTCGCGCTCGGATGGATCGCCGGCAACCCCTCTGCCACCTACGAAATCGTATTCGACCAACCGCCACCGACCGCCGTCGCGTTGACGCTGTTCGCGATATTTGCGCTCTCGCCGCTTATCGCGGTCGCAGTACTCGTTCGCCGCCTTCGAGTCGGGGACGGGCTCCGGGCCTTCCTTCGCGAGCGCTTTCGCTGGCGCACCGACGTCCGGTGGTACGTGGTCGCGACCGGGTTGTTTCCCGCGCTCGCCGCAGTCACCTATCTCGTCGTTAGCACCGTCGTCGAGCCCGTTCCCGTCGATCCGTATATCGCCGGCTTGATCCTCCTCGAGGTGGTCACGCTCGGAATTTTCTTCAATCTCGTCGAGAACTACGGCTGGCGCGGATTCCTCCAGGAGGCGCTTCAATCGCGCGTTTCGGCCGTGGCGGCGGCGATCGTCGTCGGCGTAGTCTGGGGACTGTGGCACGCGGCGCTGTTCCTGCCCGGCGGCCAGTTCGAGGCCATCCCGGTGTCGAGCTACGCGCTCGTGATCGTCGGCCAGTCCGTCGTCATCGGGTGGCTGTACAACTCGACCCGGGGGAGCGTTCTTCTCGCCGCGATCATGCACACGTCCTTCAACGCCTCGTTCGGCGTTCTCATCACGTCGCTGATTCTGGCGGACGCATCGGTCGACGCACTGTACGCTGTGACCGCCGTCGCGGTCTGGTCCACCGTCGCGGTGATCGCGTATCGGACCGATCCGTCCACGCTTCAGCGGCGAGTCGCCGGCTCGTCGGGCTGAGCCCCCGTCATCGACCGCGACCGCCCGTGGTACCGGTCGAGGGGCGATATCCTCGAGCCGTCGGTAACCGATACAGATACTACCGCCGTCCTCCTCGAGAGGTTATGAGTACGACGAGTTATCGGCCGTATTCGAGCCGGGCTCGAGCAGCGGCGGTCTCCGGATACGCGGCCGCCGCATGGGCGCTTCTGTTCGGCGCCGCGCACGTCTACTGGGCGGTCGGCGGGACTCTCGGCCTCCAGGGCAACGCCATGACGGGAGTGTTGCTCGCGATCAACCTGATCGCGATCCCGCTCTGTTTTCTCGCCGCGATCGTCGCGCTCGCGCTCGTACGCTCCTGGGGTGTCGTCGTGCCGCGCCGGCTCTGGCACGCCGCGGCTTGGGGTGCAGGAGGGGTGCTCGCGCTGCGGGGTGTCGTCGGCCTCGCACAGACCGTGCTGTCACAGGAACCCACGCCGCTTCTCCTCGCGGCCTACGATTCTTGGTTCCTGCTCGGCGGAGCGCTGTTCTTCGCGCTCGCCGCGTCGAGCCGTCGGACCGAACGCACGCCGGCGGATTTTCGGTAGCCGAGTAACCGCGGGCGGGTGAGAACCCGCCCATCCCGTGGAG
Above is a genomic segment from Natrononativus amylolyticus containing:
- the lonB gene encoding ATP-dependent protease LonB, with product MSNDTNVDDAPEDAVRDDPTEESGRRSEETRSPPEEPGDGADVDDQFEEAAVETDEPLEEADDRGDDPFEGDGLESETDESAERDEEDDVETVEDLGSTVEVDPEVEIDESIAEDDLLGGLKIDSTGDIEVPDRLVDQVIGQDEARDIIIKAAKQRRHVMMIGSPGTGKSMLAKAMSQLLPKEDLQDVLVYHNPDDGNEPKVRTVPAGKGEQIIDAHKEEARKRNQMRSILMWIIIAIIIGYAILTTNILLGILAAGIVWLIFRYTSRGTDAMVPNMIVNNGEQRTAPFEDATGAHAGALLGDVRHDPFQSGGMETPSHDRVEPGSIHKSNKGVLFVDEINTLDVRTQQKLMTAIQEGEFAITGQSERSSGAMVQTEPVPCDFIMIAAGNLDAMENMHPALRSRIKGYGYEVYMDDTIDDTPEMRRKYARFIAQEVERDGRLPHFTREAVEEVILEAKRRAGRKEHLTLHFRNLGGLVRVAGDIARAEDAEFTTRDHVLQAKDRSRSIEQQLADDYIERRKDYELQVTQDGVEGRVNGLAVMGEDSGIMLPVMAEIAPAQGQGQVIATGQLKEMAEESVQNVSAIIKKFSDVNLSEKDVHIQFVQAGQQGVDGDSASITVATAVISALEDIPVDQSVAMTGSLSVRGDVLPVGGVTHKIEAAAKAGCTKVIIPKTNEQDVMIEDEYKEMIEIIPCDNISEVLEVALIGEPEKDSLLDRLKQITGSAFEGQGQVGTGGSNPSPQ
- a CDS encoding CPBP family intramembrane glutamic endopeptidase — its product is MTQWAAFAGFSGVVLVLLLALSHLTQSTLDGADDRQAAAAADRETVDDAPTSGGAPPEPPEDAAATVGDASSETAAENGRAVVDPDGPALTGTGSEDPEPTSTELAGDGVSLETRPAGAATDDTRLETDLSTGMLLANVALSQGVFAVLLVAAAVYTAVPAAALGVEFSASYLWTGLAVGTAAGLGLYALNELGSASATRLGFDHDEELRELLAPDSRGGWLVLLFVVLPLIAFFEEFLFRAALIGALSVGFDLSPWLLAVLSSVAFALGHGVQGPVGVAVTGALGFVLAALFIYTGSLLVVVVAHYLINALEFAVHEGLGIEWGETTGS
- a CDS encoding MGMT family protein, coding for MEDVTDAGIYARESSYLESVVQVGVASGRVLSVSFPNAADPDAEDDHPVLERLFEYLEGVIEVEFDDVQVALTVPTDQRRVLEQVRAIPYGDDIDVRTLARMAGLDPESDEDLTLVRTALAENPAPILIPDHRVRDGPSAAPPAVEQKLRSLEEL
- the trpC gene encoding indole-3-glycerol phosphate synthase; this translates as MVSELEVDPAVRAILEAARERTGGDRISVDARPIADAFADTAADGRVPVIAEVKPTSPTTDGTRRGDPVDLARAMVDGGASAISVLTEPTHFGGTPEALARIRDAVDVPVLRKDFVLREDHLDVVEADLVLLIVRFLEEDDAEDLETLLAAARERGFQALVEVHDATELEAALEAGAEIVGVNNRDLGSLEVDLATFERVAPLVPEDVTLIAESGVSTPEDVARMREAGADALLVGSAIMGHERGDSAATPAAVRENTRRLVHDE
- the trpB gene encoding tryptophan synthase subunit beta, translated to MSKSSFGRYGGQFVPEALMPALEELEDAYERYVLGNEDGFVDEFRERLREFGGRPTPLQRADRLSERYGREVYLKREDLVHGGAHKLNNALGQVLLAKYMGKERIVAETGAGQHGTATAMAAAHLEMPCEIYMGRTDVNRQRPNVYRMRMLGAEVTPVETGRGTLKEAINETMRDWAGSVETTHYVIGSVVGPHPFPEMVREFQSVIGEEAREQVLERAGRLPDSVVACAGGGSNTMGAFHAFVPDSDVGLYAVEAGGSSLEIDAEAGVAPNSATLSTGSDGVLHGAMTKLLQSEDGQIMESHSVSAGLDYAGVGPELSNLVDTGRVTPDSVDDDAALEAFHRLSRLEGIIPALESSHALAYLERAAGTAAERASGDEPRAEAHEELGELVVVNVSGRGDKDLETVLEETEKRDLEAAPDVEVFEQ
- the trpA gene encoding tryptophan synthase subunit alpha, whose translation is MTREDRRPEEREPRDDERGVTRPASDIERAIRENHPALIAYVTAGDPSLEATKEYVEALDRGGADLIELGLPFSEPIAEGPTIQAAINRALEAGTTPAGFFDLVDSLSVEAPLLVMTYYNMILQHGSEPGADVRPFVERAADAGLSGIIVPDLPAEEAEPLRAACDDHGLDLVFIVAPTTAGERLERIMDRASGFAYVQARLGTTGARGDVSRATHDSLARLEAYDDAGVPKAVGFGVSEGDHAAEIVAAGADGVIVGSALVDIIATSETPAADLEAKARELKAGARRGADVPEPEQP
- a CDS encoding 2-amino-3,7-dideoxy-D-threo-hept-6-ulosonate synthase, with product METGIDARLERIGTDGRYLVVPMDHGITLGAVTGLKDIESTIDGVTRGGADAVLTQKGIAPRVHPNKNGAGYVVHVNASTAIGPDENDKRMTATVEEAIRVGADAVSLHINVGSRHEPDQLEDLAALTADAGRFGIPVLAMAYARGPEVDSTDPEALGHAVRLAEEAGADVVKTGYSGDAESFEHVVESTRLPVVIAGGSKGTDRETLEMVRGVMDAGGAGVSMGRSIFQHEDPEAITRGVSGIVHDDLAVEEALREAGLALEA
- a CDS encoding phage terminase large subunit family protein, producing MTHPSSVPDPDVRKRVFFCPRCGHASDIDGDWSVRREAERAVLSCPDCEAVVTTHPQPSPGAA
- a CDS encoding SprT-like domain-containing protein, coding for MTDESLTVDDEIVARARIHARDVAIDVDWECLEWAVSARAKRRAGACRWDGEVATIVLSRRAYEAYDWAQFAAVVRHELVHAWEFQRHGKSGHGERFRREARRLEAPRHCEAFTDPRYLLRCLGGECTWESRRHQASKPVRTPENYRCGSCGGDYEVEHVSSGRSWKTAAGYGGAKAALGEEW
- a CDS encoding sugar phosphate nucleotidyltransferase, producing MKAVVLAGGYATRMWPITKHRPKMFLPVGESTVIDRIFAELEADDRIDEVFVSTNERFAASFESHLAESEFDKPTLSVEDTSEEEDKFGVVGALAQLVDREGVDDDLLVIAGDNLISFAVSDFLDYFESKGAPTLAAYDVGSREKAKSYGLVELEGDRVVDFQEKPDDPKSTLVSIACYAFPRDSLSLLSTYLAEDNNPDEPGWFVQWLQNREPTYAYTFEGAWFDIGTPESYLEAVSWHLEGESLVDETATLENVTIGENVHVMSGVTLENSNLDHAVIFPEATVRNADIRRSIIDEGTHLEKMDLAGALIGAHTTITNEPSQ
- a CDS encoding CPBP family intramembrane glutamic endopeptidase, which produces MVPPIPRLPVGPRDIGVFVAIALALGWIAGNPSATYEIVFDQPPPTAVALTLFAIFALSPLIAVAVLVRRLRVGDGLRAFLRERFRWRTDVRWYVVATGLFPALAAVTYLVVSTVVEPVPVDPYIAGLILLEVVTLGIFFNLVENYGWRGFLQEALQSRVSAVAAAIVVGVVWGLWHAALFLPGGQFEAIPVSSYALVIVGQSVVIGWLYNSTRGSVLLAAIMHTSFNASFGVLITSLILADASVDALYAVTAVAVWSTVAVIAYRTDPSTLQRRVAGSSG